One Solanum lycopersicum chromosome 2, SLM_r2.1 genomic region harbors:
- the LOC101249705 gene encoding uncharacterized protein isoform X43 — MIQYREDMHFDSSLMELPESSSALPSELQRPICMHSSMPSNNKIQQDEDERDPKFMQLLKENLSCFWNQQKEEILRADPKRKPEMPISRIRRAMKSNDQVKMVSATSTVLLSKAIEMLIMDLTLRAWMQADKGKCRTLKRYDFARAIRDEELFDFLSDIVPLQTYKVQKDANDGQGNEPHPAYQVLEPSNIPVEEDANGSQGNEFHPAGQMVQHQKILVEEANDVQGNKFDLANRMVQPHNVPCNFQVQVQANDGEGYEVHPAYQMVEPNKTSVLKVANDGQGNESNPAYQLVQPNDIAVEEDLNGSQGNEFHPVCQMVQPNNIPASFISHRGIPVPLVDLFPEFEFNSHDLLMEEANDVQGNKFHLANQMVQLQNIPVQGEENDGQGNEFEPASNVQPDNIPLLYQFHVRGEENDAQGNEFNQAFNVQPNNIPQLYQFQVRGGENDYQGNEFEPPSNVQPIYIPQLYQFQVRGEENDGQGNEFDPASNVLPNNNPQLYQFQVRGEENDGQDNEFEPASNVQPNNIPLYQFQVRGEENDGQGNEFNQTSNVFNIPVRGEENGGQGNEFNQAFNVQPDNIPQLYQFQVRGGENDYQGNEFEPPSNVQPINIPQLYQFQVRGEENVGQGNEFDPASNVQPNNILQLYQFQVRGEENDGQGNEFNQASNVFDIPLLYQFQVRGEENDGQGNEFNQAFNVQPDNIPLYQFQVRGGENDYQGNEFEPPSNVQPINIPQLYQFQVRGGEKDYQGNEFEPPSNVQPINIPFQVQAEANDGQGNEFHPTYQMGQPNNIPASFIIPEPLMLPPLINSSPEPEFDIGEFLMDIEEGL, encoded by the exons ATGATCCAATATAGAGAAGACATGCATTTCGATAGTTCGTTAATGGAACTCCCAGAATCCTCATCAGCACTACCTTCAGAATTACAAAGACCGATTTGTATGCATAGCTCTATGCCAAGTAACAACAAAATTCAGCAG GATGAAGATGAAAGGGATCCAAAGTTTATGCAATTGCTAAAAGAAAATCTCTCCTGTTTCTGGAATCAACAAAAGGAAGAAATTCTACGTGCAG ATCCAAAGAGAAAACCTGAGATGCCCATTTCAAGGATCAGACGGGCTATGAAGTCAAATGATCAAGTAAAG ATGGTTAGCGCAACTTCTACGGTTCTGTTATCGAAGGCAATTGAGATGCTTATTATGGACCTCACCTTACGTGCGTGGATGCAAGCTGATAAAGGCAAATGTCGAACTCTGAAGCGTTATGACTTTGCTAGGGCGATAAGGGATGAAGAGCTTTTCGATTTCCTCTCTGACATCGTTCCACTCCAGACCTATAAG GTGCAAAAGGACGCAAATGATGGCCAAGGAAATGAACCTCACCCAGCTTATCAAGTGCTTGAACCTAGTAACATTCCA GTAGAAGAGGATGCGAATGGTAGCCAAGGAAATGAGTTTCACCCGGCTGGCCAAATGGTTCAGCATCAGAAAATTCTA GTGGAAGAGGCAAATGATGTCCAAGGAAATAAATTTGACTTGGCTAATCGTATGGTTCAGCCTCATAACGTTCCA TGCAACTTTCAGGTGCAGGTCCAGGCAAATGATGGTGAAGGATATGAAGTTCACCCAGCTTATCAAATGGTTGAACCTAATAAGACTTCA GTACTTAAGGTGGCAAATGATGGCCAAGGAAATGAATCTAACCCTGCTTATCAATTGGTTCAACCTAATGACATTGCT GTGGAAGAGGACTTGAATGGTAGCCAAGGAAATGAATTTCACCCGGTTTGTCAAATGGTTCAGCCTAATAACATTCCA GCTTCTTTTATCAGTCACCGAGGAATTCCAGTGCCTCTGGTTGATTTATTTCCTGAATTTGAGTTCAATAGTCATGATCTTTTAATGGAAGAGGCAAATGATGTGCAAGGAAATAAATTTCACCTTGCTAATCAAATGGTTCAGCTTCAGAACATTCCA GTGCAAGGAGAAGAAAATGATGGCCAAGGCAATGAATTTGAGCCAGCTTCCAATGTTCAGCCTGATAACATTCCG TTGCTGTACCAATTTCATGTGCGAGGGGAAGAAAATGATGCCCAAGGCAATGAATTTAACCAAGCTTTTAATGTTCAGCCTAATAACATTCCG CAGCTGTACCAATTTCAGGTGCGAGGGGGAGAAAATGATTACCAAGGCAATGAATTTGAGCCACCTTCTAATGTTCAGCCTATTTACATTCCG CAGTTGTACCAATTTCAGGTGCGAGGGGAAGAAAATGATGGCCAAGGCAATGAATTTGACCCAGCTTCTAATGTTTTGCCTAATAACAATCCG CAGCTGTATCAATTTCAGGTGCGAGGGGAAGAAAATGATGGCCAAGACAATGAATTTGAGCCAGCTTCTAATGTTCAGCCTAATAACATTCCG CTGTACCAATTTCAGGTGCGAGGGGAAGAAAATGATGGCCAAGGCAATGAATTTAACCAAACTTCTAATGTTTTTAACATTCCG GTGCGAGGGGAAGAAAATGGTGGCCAAGGCAATGAGTTTAACCAAGCTTTTAATGTACAGCCTGATAACATTCCG CAACTGTACCAATTTCAGGTGCGAGGGGGAGAAAATGATTACCAAGGCAATGAATTTGAGCCACCTTCTAATGTTCAGCCTATTAACATTCCG CAGTTGTACCAATTTCAGGTGCGAGGGGAAGAAAATGTTGGCCAAGGCAATGAATTTGACCCAGCTTCTAATGTTCAGCCTAATAACATTCTG CAGCTGTACCAATTTCAGGTGCGAGGGGAAGAAAATGATGGCCAAGGCAATGAATTTAACCAAGCTTCTAATGTTTTTGACATTCCG TTGCTGTACCAATTTCAGGTGCGAGGGGAAGAAAATGATGGCCAAGGCAATGAATTTAACCAAGCTTTTAATGTTCAGCCTGATAACATTCCG CTATACCAGTTTCAGGTGCGAGGGGGAGAAAATGATTACCAAGGCAATGAATTTGAGCCACCTTCTAATGTTCAGCCTATTAACATTCCG CAGCTGTACCAATTTCAGGTGCGAGGGGGAGAAAAAGATTACCAAGGCAATGAATTTGAGCCACCTTCTAATGTTCAGCCTATTAACATTCCG TTTCAGGTGCAGGCGGAGGCAAATGATGGCCAAGGAAATGAATTTCACCCAACTTATCAAATGGGTCAACCTAATAACATCCCA GCTTCTTTCATCATTCCAGAGCCTCTCATGCTACCACCTCTGATCAATTCATCCCCTGAACCTGAGTTTGACATAGGTGAATTTTTAATGGACATTGAGGAGGGACTTTAA
- the LOC101249705 gene encoding uncharacterized protein isoform X42: MIQYREDMHFDSSLMELPESSSALPSELQRPICMHSSMPSNNKIQQDEDERDPKFMQLLKENLSCFWNQQKEEILRADPKRKPEMPISRIRRAMKSNDQVKMVSATSTVLLSKAIEMLIMDLTLRAWMQADKGKCRTLKRYDFARAIRDEELFDFLSDIVPLQTYKVQKDANDGQGNEPHPAYQVLEPSNIPVEEDANGSQGNEFHPAGQMVQHQKILVEEANDVQGNKFDLANRMVQPHNVPCNFQVQVQANDGEGYEVHPAYQMVEPNKTSVLKVANDGQGNESNPAYQLVQPNDIAVEEDLNGSQGNEFHPVCQMVQPNNIPASFISHRGIPVPLVDLFPEFEFNSHDLLMEEANDVQGNKFHLANQMVQLQNIPVQGEENDGQGNEFEPASNVQPDNIPLLYQFHVRGEENDAQGNEFNQAFNVQPNNIPVRGGENDYQGNEFEPPSNVQPIYIPQLYQFQVRGEENDGQGNEFDPASNVLPNNNPLYQFQVRGEENDGQDNEFEPASNVQPNNIPLYQFQVRGEENDGQGNEFNQTSNVFNIPLLYQFQVRGEENGGQGNEFNQAFNVQPDNIPLQQLYQFQVRGGENDYQGNEFEPPSNVQPINIPQLYQFQVRGEENVGQGNEFDPASNVQPNNILQLYQFQVRGEENDGQGNEFNQASNVFDIPLLYQFQVRGEENDGQGNEFNQAFNVQPDNIPLQQLYQFQVRGGENDYQGNEFEPPSNVQPINIPQLYQFQVRGGEKDYQGNEFEPPSNVQPINIPFQVQAEANDGQGNEFHPTYQMGQPNNIPASFIIPEPLMLPPLINSSPEPEFDIGEFLMDIEEGL, from the exons ATGATCCAATATAGAGAAGACATGCATTTCGATAGTTCGTTAATGGAACTCCCAGAATCCTCATCAGCACTACCTTCAGAATTACAAAGACCGATTTGTATGCATAGCTCTATGCCAAGTAACAACAAAATTCAGCAG GATGAAGATGAAAGGGATCCAAAGTTTATGCAATTGCTAAAAGAAAATCTCTCCTGTTTCTGGAATCAACAAAAGGAAGAAATTCTACGTGCAG ATCCAAAGAGAAAACCTGAGATGCCCATTTCAAGGATCAGACGGGCTATGAAGTCAAATGATCAAGTAAAG ATGGTTAGCGCAACTTCTACGGTTCTGTTATCGAAGGCAATTGAGATGCTTATTATGGACCTCACCTTACGTGCGTGGATGCAAGCTGATAAAGGCAAATGTCGAACTCTGAAGCGTTATGACTTTGCTAGGGCGATAAGGGATGAAGAGCTTTTCGATTTCCTCTCTGACATCGTTCCACTCCAGACCTATAAG GTGCAAAAGGACGCAAATGATGGCCAAGGAAATGAACCTCACCCAGCTTATCAAGTGCTTGAACCTAGTAACATTCCA GTAGAAGAGGATGCGAATGGTAGCCAAGGAAATGAGTTTCACCCGGCTGGCCAAATGGTTCAGCATCAGAAAATTCTA GTGGAAGAGGCAAATGATGTCCAAGGAAATAAATTTGACTTGGCTAATCGTATGGTTCAGCCTCATAACGTTCCA TGCAACTTTCAGGTGCAGGTCCAGGCAAATGATGGTGAAGGATATGAAGTTCACCCAGCTTATCAAATGGTTGAACCTAATAAGACTTCA GTACTTAAGGTGGCAAATGATGGCCAAGGAAATGAATCTAACCCTGCTTATCAATTGGTTCAACCTAATGACATTGCT GTGGAAGAGGACTTGAATGGTAGCCAAGGAAATGAATTTCACCCGGTTTGTCAAATGGTTCAGCCTAATAACATTCCA GCTTCTTTTATCAGTCACCGAGGAATTCCAGTGCCTCTGGTTGATTTATTTCCTGAATTTGAGTTCAATAGTCATGATCTTTTAATGGAAGAGGCAAATGATGTGCAAGGAAATAAATTTCACCTTGCTAATCAAATGGTTCAGCTTCAGAACATTCCA GTGCAAGGAGAAGAAAATGATGGCCAAGGCAATGAATTTGAGCCAGCTTCCAATGTTCAGCCTGATAACATTCCG TTGCTGTACCAATTTCATGTGCGAGGGGAAGAAAATGATGCCCAAGGCAATGAATTTAACCAAGCTTTTAATGTTCAGCCTAATAACATTCCG GTGCGAGGGGGAGAAAATGATTACCAAGGCAATGAATTTGAGCCACCTTCTAATGTTCAGCCTATTTACATTCCG CAGTTGTACCAATTTCAGGTGCGAGGGGAAGAAAATGATGGCCAAGGCAATGAATTTGACCCAGCTTCTAATGTTTTGCCTAATAACAATCCG CTGTATCAATTTCAGGTGCGAGGGGAAGAAAATGATGGCCAAGACAATGAATTTGAGCCAGCTTCTAATGTTCAGCCTAATAACATTCCG CTGTACCAATTTCAGGTGCGAGGGGAAGAAAATGATGGCCAAGGCAATGAATTTAACCAAACTTCTAATGTTTTTAACATTCCG TTGCTGTACCAATTTCAGGTGCGAGGGGAAGAAAATGGTGGCCAAGGCAATGAGTTTAACCAAGCTTTTAATGTACAGCCTGATAACATTCCG CTGCAGCAACTGTACCAATTTCAGGTGCGAGGGGGAGAAAATGATTACCAAGGCAATGAATTTGAGCCACCTTCTAATGTTCAGCCTATTAACATTCCG CAGTTGTACCAATTTCAGGTGCGAGGGGAAGAAAATGTTGGCCAAGGCAATGAATTTGACCCAGCTTCTAATGTTCAGCCTAATAACATTCTG CAGCTGTACCAATTTCAGGTGCGAGGGGAAGAAAATGATGGCCAAGGCAATGAATTTAACCAAGCTTCTAATGTTTTTGACATTCCG TTGCTGTACCAATTTCAGGTGCGAGGGGAAGAAAATGATGGCCAAGGCAATGAATTTAACCAAGCTTTTAATGTTCAGCCTGATAACATTCCG CTGCAGCAGCTATACCAGTTTCAGGTGCGAGGGGGAGAAAATGATTACCAAGGCAATGAATTTGAGCCACCTTCTAATGTTCAGCCTATTAACATTCCG CAGCTGTACCAATTTCAGGTGCGAGGGGGAGAAAAAGATTACCAAGGCAATGAATTTGAGCCACCTTCTAATGTTCAGCCTATTAACATTCCG TTTCAGGTGCAGGCGGAGGCAAATGATGGCCAAGGAAATGAATTTCACCCAACTTATCAAATGGGTCAACCTAATAACATCCCA GCTTCTTTCATCATTCCAGAGCCTCTCATGCTACCACCTCTGATCAATTCATCCCCTGAACCTGAGTTTGACATAGGTGAATTTTTAATGGACATTGAGGAGGGACTTTAA
- the LOC101249705 gene encoding uncharacterized protein isoform X45, whose protein sequence is MIQYREDMHFDSSLMELPESSSALPSELQRPICMHSSMPSNNKIQQDEDERDPKFMQLLKENLSCFWNQQKEEILRADPKRKPEMPISRIRRAMKSNDQVKMVSATSTVLLSKAIEMLIMDLTLRAWMQADKGKCRTLKRYDFARAIRDEELFDFLSDIVPLQTYKVQKDANDGQGNEPHPAYQVLEPSNIPVEEDANGSQGNEFHPAGQMVQHQKILVEEANDVQGNKFDLANRMVQPHNVPCNFQVQVQANDGEGYEVHPAYQMVEPNKTSVLKVANDGQGNESNPAYQLVQPNDIAVEEDLNGSQGNEFHPVCQMVQPNNIPASFISHRGIPVPLVDLFPEFEFNSHDLLMEEANDVQGNKFHLANQMVQLQNIPVQGEENDGQGNEFEPASNVQPDNIPLLYQFHVRGEENDAQGNEFNQAFNVQPNNIPLYQFQVRGGENDYQGNEFEPPSNVQPIYIPQLYQFQVRGEENDGQGNEFDPASNVLPNNNPLYQFQVRGEENDGQDNEFEPASNVQPNNIPLYQFQVRGEENDGQGNEFNQTSNVFNIPVRGEENGGQGNEFNQAFNVQPDNIPQLYQFQVRGGENDYQGNEFEPPSNVQPINIPQLYQFQVRGEENVGQGNEFDPASNVQPNNILLYQFQVRGEENDGQGNEFNQASNVFDIPLLYQFQVRGEENDGQGNEFNQAFNVQPDNIPLYQFQVRGGENDYQGNEFEPPSNVQPINIPLYQFQVRGGEKDYQGNEFEPPSNVQPINIPVQAEANDGQGNEFHPTYQMGQPNNIPASFIIPEPLMLPPLINSSPEPEFDIGEFLMDIEEGL, encoded by the exons ATGATCCAATATAGAGAAGACATGCATTTCGATAGTTCGTTAATGGAACTCCCAGAATCCTCATCAGCACTACCTTCAGAATTACAAAGACCGATTTGTATGCATAGCTCTATGCCAAGTAACAACAAAATTCAGCAG GATGAAGATGAAAGGGATCCAAAGTTTATGCAATTGCTAAAAGAAAATCTCTCCTGTTTCTGGAATCAACAAAAGGAAGAAATTCTACGTGCAG ATCCAAAGAGAAAACCTGAGATGCCCATTTCAAGGATCAGACGGGCTATGAAGTCAAATGATCAAGTAAAG ATGGTTAGCGCAACTTCTACGGTTCTGTTATCGAAGGCAATTGAGATGCTTATTATGGACCTCACCTTACGTGCGTGGATGCAAGCTGATAAAGGCAAATGTCGAACTCTGAAGCGTTATGACTTTGCTAGGGCGATAAGGGATGAAGAGCTTTTCGATTTCCTCTCTGACATCGTTCCACTCCAGACCTATAAG GTGCAAAAGGACGCAAATGATGGCCAAGGAAATGAACCTCACCCAGCTTATCAAGTGCTTGAACCTAGTAACATTCCA GTAGAAGAGGATGCGAATGGTAGCCAAGGAAATGAGTTTCACCCGGCTGGCCAAATGGTTCAGCATCAGAAAATTCTA GTGGAAGAGGCAAATGATGTCCAAGGAAATAAATTTGACTTGGCTAATCGTATGGTTCAGCCTCATAACGTTCCA TGCAACTTTCAGGTGCAGGTCCAGGCAAATGATGGTGAAGGATATGAAGTTCACCCAGCTTATCAAATGGTTGAACCTAATAAGACTTCA GTACTTAAGGTGGCAAATGATGGCCAAGGAAATGAATCTAACCCTGCTTATCAATTGGTTCAACCTAATGACATTGCT GTGGAAGAGGACTTGAATGGTAGCCAAGGAAATGAATTTCACCCGGTTTGTCAAATGGTTCAGCCTAATAACATTCCA GCTTCTTTTATCAGTCACCGAGGAATTCCAGTGCCTCTGGTTGATTTATTTCCTGAATTTGAGTTCAATAGTCATGATCTTTTAATGGAAGAGGCAAATGATGTGCAAGGAAATAAATTTCACCTTGCTAATCAAATGGTTCAGCTTCAGAACATTCCA GTGCAAGGAGAAGAAAATGATGGCCAAGGCAATGAATTTGAGCCAGCTTCCAATGTTCAGCCTGATAACATTCCG TTGCTGTACCAATTTCATGTGCGAGGGGAAGAAAATGATGCCCAAGGCAATGAATTTAACCAAGCTTTTAATGTTCAGCCTAATAACATTCCG CTGTACCAATTTCAGGTGCGAGGGGGAGAAAATGATTACCAAGGCAATGAATTTGAGCCACCTTCTAATGTTCAGCCTATTTACATTCCG CAGTTGTACCAATTTCAGGTGCGAGGGGAAGAAAATGATGGCCAAGGCAATGAATTTGACCCAGCTTCTAATGTTTTGCCTAATAACAATCCG CTGTATCAATTTCAGGTGCGAGGGGAAGAAAATGATGGCCAAGACAATGAATTTGAGCCAGCTTCTAATGTTCAGCCTAATAACATTCCG CTGTACCAATTTCAGGTGCGAGGGGAAGAAAATGATGGCCAAGGCAATGAATTTAACCAAACTTCTAATGTTTTTAACATTCCG GTGCGAGGGGAAGAAAATGGTGGCCAAGGCAATGAGTTTAACCAAGCTTTTAATGTACAGCCTGATAACATTCCG CAACTGTACCAATTTCAGGTGCGAGGGGGAGAAAATGATTACCAAGGCAATGAATTTGAGCCACCTTCTAATGTTCAGCCTATTAACATTCCG CAGTTGTACCAATTTCAGGTGCGAGGGGAAGAAAATGTTGGCCAAGGCAATGAATTTGACCCAGCTTCTAATGTTCAGCCTAATAACATTCTG CTGTACCAATTTCAGGTGCGAGGGGAAGAAAATGATGGCCAAGGCAATGAATTTAACCAAGCTTCTAATGTTTTTGACATTCCG TTGCTGTACCAATTTCAGGTGCGAGGGGAAGAAAATGATGGCCAAGGCAATGAATTTAACCAAGCTTTTAATGTTCAGCCTGATAACATTCCG CTATACCAGTTTCAGGTGCGAGGGGGAGAAAATGATTACCAAGGCAATGAATTTGAGCCACCTTCTAATGTTCAGCCTATTAACATTCCG CTGTACCAATTTCAGGTGCGAGGGGGAGAAAAAGATTACCAAGGCAATGAATTTGAGCCACCTTCTAATGTTCAGCCTATTAACATTCCG GTGCAGGCGGAGGCAAATGATGGCCAAGGAAATGAATTTCACCCAACTTATCAAATGGGTCAACCTAATAACATCCCA GCTTCTTTCATCATTCCAGAGCCTCTCATGCTACCACCTCTGATCAATTCATCCCCTGAACCTGAGTTTGACATAGGTGAATTTTTAATGGACATTGAGGAGGGACTTTAA
- the LOC101249705 gene encoding uncharacterized protein isoform X41, whose translation MIQYREDMHFDSSLMELPESSSALPSELQRPICMHSSMPSNNKIQQDEDERDPKFMQLLKENLSCFWNQQKEEILRADPKRKPEMPISRIRRAMKSNDQVKMVSATSTVLLSKAIEMLIMDLTLRAWMQADKGKCRTLKRYDFARAIRDEELFDFLSDIVPLQTYKVQKDANDGQGNEPHPAYQVLEPSNIPVEEDANGSQGNEFHPAGQMVQHQKILVEEANDVQGNKFDLANRMVQPHNVPCNFQVQVQANDGEGYEVHPAYQMVEPNKTSVLKVANDGQGNESNPAYQLVQPNDIAVEEDLNGSQGNEFHPVCQMVQPNNIPASFISHRGIPVPLVDLFPEFEFNSHDLLMEEANDVQGNKFHLANQMVQLQNIPVQGEENDGQGNEFEPASNVQPDNIPLLYQFHVRGEENDAQGNEFNQAFNVQPNNIPLQQLYQFQVRGGENDYQGNEFEPPSNVQPIYIPLQQLYQFQVRGEENDGQGNEFDPASNVLPNNNPQLYQFQVRGEENDGQDNEFEPASNVQPNNIPLYQFQVRGEENDGQGNEFNQTSNVFNIPLQLLYQFQVRGEENGGQGNEFNQAFNVQPDNIPLQQLYQFQVRGGENDYQGNEFEPPSNVQPINIPLQQLYQFQVRGEENVGQGNEFDPASNVQPNNILLQQLYQFQVRGEENDGQGNEFNQASNVFDIPLQLLYQFQVRGEENDGQGNEFNQAFNVQPDNIPLQQLYQFQVRGGENDYQGNEFEPPSNVQPINIPLQQLYQFQVRGGEKDYQGNEFEPPSNVQPINIPFQVQAEANDGQGNEFHPTYQMGQPNNIPASFIIPEPLMLPPLINSSPEPEFDIGEFLMDIEEGL comes from the exons ATGATCCAATATAGAGAAGACATGCATTTCGATAGTTCGTTAATGGAACTCCCAGAATCCTCATCAGCACTACCTTCAGAATTACAAAGACCGATTTGTATGCATAGCTCTATGCCAAGTAACAACAAAATTCAGCAG GATGAAGATGAAAGGGATCCAAAGTTTATGCAATTGCTAAAAGAAAATCTCTCCTGTTTCTGGAATCAACAAAAGGAAGAAATTCTACGTGCAG ATCCAAAGAGAAAACCTGAGATGCCCATTTCAAGGATCAGACGGGCTATGAAGTCAAATGATCAAGTAAAG ATGGTTAGCGCAACTTCTACGGTTCTGTTATCGAAGGCAATTGAGATGCTTATTATGGACCTCACCTTACGTGCGTGGATGCAAGCTGATAAAGGCAAATGTCGAACTCTGAAGCGTTATGACTTTGCTAGGGCGATAAGGGATGAAGAGCTTTTCGATTTCCTCTCTGACATCGTTCCACTCCAGACCTATAAG GTGCAAAAGGACGCAAATGATGGCCAAGGAAATGAACCTCACCCAGCTTATCAAGTGCTTGAACCTAGTAACATTCCA GTAGAAGAGGATGCGAATGGTAGCCAAGGAAATGAGTTTCACCCGGCTGGCCAAATGGTTCAGCATCAGAAAATTCTA GTGGAAGAGGCAAATGATGTCCAAGGAAATAAATTTGACTTGGCTAATCGTATGGTTCAGCCTCATAACGTTCCA TGCAACTTTCAGGTGCAGGTCCAGGCAAATGATGGTGAAGGATATGAAGTTCACCCAGCTTATCAAATGGTTGAACCTAATAAGACTTCA GTACTTAAGGTGGCAAATGATGGCCAAGGAAATGAATCTAACCCTGCTTATCAATTGGTTCAACCTAATGACATTGCT GTGGAAGAGGACTTGAATGGTAGCCAAGGAAATGAATTTCACCCGGTTTGTCAAATGGTTCAGCCTAATAACATTCCA GCTTCTTTTATCAGTCACCGAGGAATTCCAGTGCCTCTGGTTGATTTATTTCCTGAATTTGAGTTCAATAGTCATGATCTTTTAATGGAAGAGGCAAATGATGTGCAAGGAAATAAATTTCACCTTGCTAATCAAATGGTTCAGCTTCAGAACATTCCA GTGCAAGGAGAAGAAAATGATGGCCAAGGCAATGAATTTGAGCCAGCTTCCAATGTTCAGCCTGATAACATTCCG TTGCTGTACCAATTTCATGTGCGAGGGGAAGAAAATGATGCCCAAGGCAATGAATTTAACCAAGCTTTTAATGTTCAGCCTAATAACATTCCG CTACAGCAGCTGTACCAATTTCAGGTGCGAGGGGGAGAAAATGATTACCAAGGCAATGAATTTGAGCCACCTTCTAATGTTCAGCCTATTTACATTCCG CTGCAGCAGTTGTACCAATTTCAGGTGCGAGGGGAAGAAAATGATGGCCAAGGCAATGAATTTGACCCAGCTTCTAATGTTTTGCCTAATAACAATCCG CAGCTGTATCAATTTCAGGTGCGAGGGGAAGAAAATGATGGCCAAGACAATGAATTTGAGCCAGCTTCTAATGTTCAGCCTAATAACATTCCG CTGTACCAATTTCAGGTGCGAGGGGAAGAAAATGATGGCCAAGGCAATGAATTTAACCAAACTTCTAATGTTTTTAACATTCCG CTGCAGTTGCTGTACCAATTTCAGGTGCGAGGGGAAGAAAATGGTGGCCAAGGCAATGAGTTTAACCAAGCTTTTAATGTACAGCCTGATAACATTCCG CTGCAGCAACTGTACCAATTTCAGGTGCGAGGGGGAGAAAATGATTACCAAGGCAATGAATTTGAGCCACCTTCTAATGTTCAGCCTATTAACATTCCG CTGCAGCAGTTGTACCAATTTCAGGTGCGAGGGGAAGAAAATGTTGGCCAAGGCAATGAATTTGACCCAGCTTCTAATGTTCAGCCTAATAACATTCTG CTGCAGCAGCTGTACCAATTTCAGGTGCGAGGGGAAGAAAATGATGGCCAAGGCAATGAATTTAACCAAGCTTCTAATGTTTTTGACATTCCG CTGCAGTTGCTGTACCAATTTCAGGTGCGAGGGGAAGAAAATGATGGCCAAGGCAATGAATTTAACCAAGCTTTTAATGTTCAGCCTGATAACATTCCG CTGCAGCAGCTATACCAGTTTCAGGTGCGAGGGGGAGAAAATGATTACCAAGGCAATGAATTTGAGCCACCTTCTAATGTTCAGCCTATTAACATTCCG CTGCAGCAGCTGTACCAATTTCAGGTGCGAGGGGGAGAAAAAGATTACCAAGGCAATGAATTTGAGCCACCTTCTAATGTTCAGCCTATTAACATTCCG TTTCAGGTGCAGGCGGAGGCAAATGATGGCCAAGGAAATGAATTTCACCCAACTTATCAAATGGGTCAACCTAATAACATCCCA GCTTCTTTCATCATTCCAGAGCCTCTCATGCTACCACCTCTGATCAATTCATCCCCTGAACCTGAGTTTGACATAGGTGAATTTTTAATGGACATTGAGGAGGGACTTTAA